One segment of Maridesulfovibrio bastinii DSM 16055 DNA contains the following:
- a CDS encoding transposase: protein YKRRKETVERSFADAKELHGHRYARMRGLSKAQEQSLLCAACQNMKKIALILSARRIFSDIFKTIAFKESSVHCFASNLGFDRPNLNFSN, encoded by the coding sequence TTACAAACGTCGAAAAGAAACCGTTGAGCGTAGTTTTGCTGATGCAAAAGAGCTTCACGGACATCGCTATGCCAGAATGCGCGGCCTCTCGAAGGCTCAAGAACAAAGTCTCCTCTGCGCAGCCTGCCAAAACATGAAGAAAATAGCGCTTATCCTAAGCGCTAGACGCATATTTTCTGATATTTTTAAAACTATTGCCTTCAAAGAGAGTTCCGTTCACTGTTTTGCTTCGAACTTGGGATTTGATCGACCAAATTTAAATTTTTCAAACTAA
- a CDS encoding response regulator has protein sequence MTISSNAHTVLVVESSKLQARIITEHIESVTSFYVQTADSLEEVEEIIATERESIFMAVMNLNLKDAPDGEAVDYVLSNNIPCIVLTSSYNSELRNRFIEKNVLDYFRKGVPEDMEEMVDLIRRIHNNSSVKVLIVDDSSTGRFVMRSLLERQNFNVLEAEDGQAALEVVNQHPDLSLMLTDYEMPRMDGFELVTKVREIHSRDNLAILGVSGHDSGAITAKFLKRGTNDFLKKPFEVEEFSWRVTNNLNELERIRGIKDAYSKDTVTGFYNLPYFLENGRPIYSSGSGTAEAPALAYIALDEVMEVNSRYGWDAGSQALTRVAALLEQRSLGWILSARSGNGFFVMANDGQKLKAELESAQAAVAKSAIKVGDSRFNISVSCVMTSSTFKNLDEAMSNLADRIIKVQVGGGGGFALV, from the coding sequence ATGACCATATCCAGCAATGCCCATACTGTCCTAGTTGTTGAAAGCAGTAAATTGCAGGCGCGTATAATTACAGAACATATTGAAAGTGTTACTTCTTTTTATGTTCAAACCGCAGACTCCCTTGAAGAAGTTGAAGAGATTATCGCTACAGAGCGTGAATCAATTTTCATGGCGGTCATGAACCTGAATCTTAAAGACGCTCCTGACGGAGAAGCTGTTGACTATGTCCTTTCCAATAATATTCCATGTATCGTTTTAACCTCATCTTACAATTCAGAGCTTCGCAACAGATTTATTGAAAAAAATGTGCTGGACTATTTCAGGAAGGGCGTTCCTGAAGATATGGAAGAAATGGTGGACCTTATCCGGCGTATTCACAATAACAGTTCCGTAAAGGTGCTTATTGTGGATGACTCGTCCACCGGAAGGTTTGTAATGCGCAGCCTTCTTGAAAGACAGAATTTCAATGTCCTTGAGGCTGAAGACGGACAGGCCGCTCTTGAAGTTGTAAATCAGCATCCTGATTTGAGTTTGATGTTGACAGATTATGAAATGCCCAGAATGGACGGATTTGAGCTGGTAACAAAAGTCCGTGAAATTCATTCAAGGGATAATCTGGCTATTTTAGGTGTGTCCGGCCATGACTCGGGAGCTATTACCGCCAAGTTCTTAAAACGCGGCACAAATGATTTTCTTAAAAAACCTTTTGAGGTGGAAGAATTTTCATGGCGCGTGACTAATAATCTCAACGAGCTTGAAAGAATTCGCGGCATTAAGGATGCCTACAGCAAGGATACAGTTACCGGATTCTATAACCTTCCTTATTTTCTTGAAAATGGAAGGCCGATCTACTCATCCGGTTCCGGGACGGCAGAGGCTCCTGCCCTTGCTTACATTGCTCTGGATGAGGTTATGGAAGTTAATTCAAGGTATGGCTGGGATGCCGGAAGTCAGGCTCTGACAAGAGTAGCCGCGTTGCTGGAACAGCGTTCTCTGGGATGGATTTTGAGTGCCAGAAGCGGGAATGGTTTTTTTGTGATGGCTAATGATGGTCAGAAGTTGAAGGCTGAGCTTGAATCAGCTCAGGCTGCTGTGGCCAAATCAGCAATAAAGGTCGGAGATTCACGTTTCAATATTTCGGTTTCATGCGTCATGACATCCTCAACTTTTAAGAATCTGGATGAGGCTATGAGTAATCTTGCTGACAGGATTATAAAAGTTCAGGTCGGCGGTGGTGGCGGATTTGCTCTGGTTTAA
- a CDS encoding mannose-1-phosphate guanylyltransferase/mannose-6-phosphate isomerase — MIVPIILSGGSGTRLWPLSRKKYPKQLLDLVGGGSLLQNTVRRSLPLEGSAKPLIVCNESYRFMVAEQLRRIDVEPEAIFLEPEGRNSAAAVAVAAFYLTERGDETEPLMLVMPADHNFTDDAVFREAVSQAETYARNWNLVTFGIKPQSPETGYGYIRFGERAAEGPGCRVSKFVEKPDLESAEKYLESGDYLWNGGFFLFTPSVFLKALEEYEPEIYACCQSSVQKALSDLDFVRLDEKSFLSSPSISIDYAIMERAENLVVVPVDGGWSDIGSWDSLKEQLPNDENGNAIVGDVITSSVSNSYIHSSGRLVGAVGMDKVVIVETSDAVLVANLDRVQEVRGLVSRLEEMKRDEVCSHKIVSRPWGFYESIDFGNRFQVKRITVRPGGVLSLQQHHHRAEHWVVVNGIAQINIGDKEMLLKEDQSTYIPIGEKHRLTNPGKIDLELIEVQTGSYLGEDDILRFEDVYGRSGESFK; from the coding sequence GTGATAGTCCCGATTATTCTCTCAGGTGGAAGCGGAACGAGGCTCTGGCCTTTATCAAGGAAAAAATATCCCAAGCAGCTTCTTGATCTTGTCGGCGGAGGCTCACTCCTACAGAATACGGTAAGGCGCAGCCTGCCTCTTGAAGGTTCCGCTAAGCCCCTTATTGTCTGCAATGAAAGTTACAGGTTCATGGTGGCTGAGCAATTACGGCGTATCGATGTTGAGCCGGAAGCAATTTTTCTTGAACCTGAGGGACGCAATTCTGCCGCGGCTGTGGCTGTTGCCGCTTTTTATCTGACTGAGCGTGGTGATGAAACCGAACCTTTGATGCTGGTGATGCCTGCTGATCATAACTTCACCGATGATGCTGTTTTCAGAGAAGCCGTATCTCAGGCTGAAACCTACGCCCGGAACTGGAATCTTGTGACATTCGGTATCAAACCGCAATCCCCTGAAACCGGCTACGGATATATCAGGTTCGGTGAGCGTGCCGCTGAGGGACCGGGCTGCCGGGTCTCAAAATTTGTGGAAAAACCTGATCTTGAATCAGCCGAAAAATATCTGGAATCAGGAGATTATCTCTGGAATGGCGGATTTTTTCTTTTTACCCCCTCAGTATTTCTGAAAGCTCTTGAAGAGTATGAACCTGAAATCTACGCCTGCTGCCAATCCTCGGTACAAAAGGCTTTGTCAGATCTTGATTTTGTAAGGCTTGATGAAAAATCTTTCCTCTCGTCACCTTCCATTTCTATTGATTATGCCATCATGGAAAGAGCGGAGAATCTGGTTGTTGTTCCTGTTGACGGAGGATGGTCAGATATCGGCTCATGGGATTCACTTAAAGAGCAACTGCCAAATGATGAAAACGGCAATGCTATAGTGGGTGATGTGATCACTTCAAGCGTCAGCAACAGCTACATTCATTCTTCAGGAAGACTTGTAGGTGCTGTGGGGATGGATAAAGTTGTAATTGTTGAAACTTCTGATGCCGTCCTTGTTGCCAACCTTGATAGAGTGCAGGAAGTTCGCGGTCTTGTCAGCAGGCTGGAGGAGATGAAACGGGATGAAGTGTGCAGCCATAAAATTGTCAGCAGGCCGTGGGGATTCTATGAGAGTATTGATTTCGGCAACAGATTTCAGGTTAAGCGCATAACGGTGCGTCCCGGCGGGGTTTTGTCCCTTCAGCAGCACCACCACAGAGCGGAACACTGGGTTGTGGTCAACGGAATAGCTCAAATAAATATAGGTGATAAGGAAATGCTGCTTAAGGAAGACCAGTCCACCTATATTCCCATAGGAGAAAAGCACCGCCTCACAAATCCCGGAAAAATCGATCTGGAGCTTATTGAAGTGCAGACCGGAAGTTATCTCGGAGAGGATGATATCCTGCGTTTTGAAGATGTTTACGGACGGTCTGGTGAATCTTTTAAGTGA